In the Oscillospiraceae bacterium genome, AGGGCCGTGGATTCGCCAAACTGCTTGTGGCAGCTAGGGCGGCCGCGGCGGAAATCATCGTTGTCCATGCAGGGCATGTCGTCGTGGATGAGCGAATAGCAGTGCAGCATTTCCAGCGCACAGGCGTAGTCCAACGCCTTTTCCGGCGCGGTGCCGCTCAGTTCACAGGCGGCCAGCGCCAGCACGGCGCGGATGCGTTTGCCGCCGCCCAGCAGGCTGTAGCGGGCGGCTTTTGCAATTTCCTCGTGTGGGGGGAGAAATTCATCGCACAGTTCGCCCAGGCGCTGCTCGGTCAGGGCAGCCCAGGCGGTAAACTTAGCCTTATAGTCCTCGTAATTCATTGCACGTCCTCCGCCTTTGCCAGCAGGCTGGCATCGATCTCATTGATCTGCAGCTTGGCCGCGTCCAGCGTCTGCTTGCAATAGCTGATAAGTCCCGCCGCCTCGGCATACAGTTTGACGGACTGCGCCAGCGGCGTGGATTCATCCTGCAGTGCCGTCAGCAATTCCTGCAGACGGGCCAGGCCTTCTTCAAAGGATTTTGGCTGTTTCATAGGGTCATACCTCCCTGCGCATTTTTGTGCACGCTCTGCACCACGCAATCGGCCCGGACGGCCGCACCGCGCAGGGTGATGGCGTCGCCCGGCTGCAGTGCGGCGACCTCTCTGACCGCGCCGTCCTTCTCGACCATGGCATAGCCGCGGGCCAGCACACCGTAGGGGTTCAGCGATTCGGCCATCGCGGCGGCGTGGCGCAGGCTCGTCTCGGCGTCCGTAAAGCGGCGGACGGCGGCGCCCTGCACAGCCTCGCTCAAGCGGGCAAGGTCAGTTTCCCTGCGCTGCATGGCCTGTTTCTGGCGCTGCATGGTCTGGGATGCTGCCAGGGCGTTTACCTTATTATAGCATACTTCGCAGCGATTCTGTATATTTTTTTGAATATTTTGCTGTAAAATGAATATTTTCTGCCGCCATTCTTCCCGGTCCGGCACACAGAGTTCGGCGGCCGCCGAGGGGGTCGGTGCGCGCAGGTCGGCCACATAGTCCAAAATGGTGGTGTCGATCTCGTGCCCGACAGCGGAAACTACGGGTTTGCGGCAGGCCGCGGCAGCGCGGGCGATGCGCTCGCTGTTGAAGACCCAGAGATCCTCCTTACTGCCGCCGCCTCGGGTGACCAAAATCAAGTCCGGGCGCTTATCCGCATCCAGTGCGCGGATGCCCGCCACGATGCTGCGCTCGGCTTCGATGCCCTGCACGTTGACAGGGGCCAGCAGCAGCTTGACCATCGGCCAGCGGCGGCCGATGACGTTCTGCACATCCTGCCAGGCTGCGCCGGTCTTGCTGGTGACCACACCGATGCACTGGGGCACCGGCGGCAGCGGACGTTTGCGCTCGGGGGCGAAAAGGCCCTCGGCGTCCAGCTTTTTGTACAGAGCGTCAAAGGCCATCTGGGCCGCACCGGCGCCAAAGGGCTTCATATAATCCACGTACAGCTGGAACGCACCGTCCCGCTCGTAAATGGTGGCGTGGCCGTAGGCCAGCACCAGCATGCCGTTCTGCGGCTGGAAGTTAAGCAGCTGGGCAGAATTACGGAACATCACGCTTTTTACGCTGGCGGTCTCGTCCTTTAAGGTAAAGTACATATGACCGCTTTTGTAGTGGCGCACAAAACCAGAGATCTCGCCGCAGACGATTAAATCGTTCAGCGGCTCGCACTGGGCAAGCACCTGCCTGGCCAGGCGGTTCAGGCTGGTTACATTGATGTAGTCTGCCATGCTCCCTGCTCCCTTGCGGCCAAGATCGACACGCCGATGGCGTTATCGCTGGCGAATTTACCGGGCACGAACCGTGCGCCGGGCACTCGGGCCGATACGTAGGTGCGGATGAGGTCGCTGCTCATCACGCCGCCGGCAAACACCACAGGCAGGCCGGGATGGCCTTCCAGCGCGGCGCGGGCCATACGGGTCAGCGTTTCGGCCACGCAGATCAGACAGTATTTGCAGACGTAGGCGGGATCCTTGCCTTCGGCCAGCAATTTGGTATACTGGTTTTCCAGCCCGGAAAGGCTGCAGTTGACACCCTTTACGCTGACTTTGGGGTGCACTTTCTCAGTGCACTGGGCCGCCTGCTCACTGACATAGACGCCCGCCGGGAATGGATAGCCCAGCTTAACGCCCAAGCGGTCCACCGCCTGCCCGGCGTAGAGATCCTGGCTGGTACCCAGCGGCGTGATGCGCTCGGCCCCTTGGCAGAGCAAAAGGTCCGTGGTGCCGCCGGAGACGTGGAAAACAAGGTTTTCCTGCTCGAACAGCTCACGTTCCCCTGTGGCAAACAAGGCAGCGGCGATATGTCCCTGCTGGTGGGTGGTGTGTATCAGCGGGATGCCCTTGCCCAGCGCAAAGGCCGCAGCGGCGTTGACGCCCGCCAA is a window encoding:
- the xseB gene encoding exodeoxyribonuclease VII small subunit, encoding MKQPKSFEEGLARLQELLTALQDESTPLAQSVKLYAEAAGLISYCKQTLDAAKLQINEIDASLLAKAEDVQ
- a CDS encoding glycoprotease — protein: MLTLGIDTSNYATSLAVFDTNAGEVVCDCKKFLPVKAGQLGLRQSDALFHHTAALPDLLAELGTKADLTQIGAVGVSAKPRPVEGSYMPCFLAGVNAAAAFALGKGIPLIHTTHQQGHIAAALFATGERELFEQENLVFHVSGGTTDLLLCQGAERITPLGTSQDLYAGQAVDRLGVKLGYPFPAGVYVSEQAAQCTEKVHPKVSVKGVNCSLSGLENQYTKLLAEGKDPAYVCKYCLICVAETLTRMARAALEGHPGLPVVFAGGVMSSDLIRTYVSARVPGARFVPGKFASDNAIGVSILAAREQGAWQTTSM
- the xseA gene encoding exodeoxyribonuclease VII large subunit, producing MADYINVTSLNRLARQVLAQCEPLNDLIVCGEISGFVRHYKSGHMYFTLKDETASVKSVMFRNSAQLLNFQPQNGMLVLAYGHATIYERDGAFQLYVDYMKPFGAGAAQMAFDALYKKLDAEGLFAPERKRPLPPVPQCIGVVTSKTGAAWQDVQNVIGRRWPMVKLLLAPVNVQGIEAERSIVAGIRALDADKRPDLILVTRGGGSKEDLWVFNSERIARAAAACRKPVVSAVGHEIDTTILDYVADLRAPTPSAAAELCVPDREEWRQKIFILQQNIQKNIQNRCEVCYNKVNALAASQTMQRQKQAMQRRETDLARLSEAVQGAAVRRFTDAETSLRHAAAMAESLNPYGVLARGYAMVEKDGAVREVAALQPGDAITLRGAAVRADCVVQSVHKNAQGGMTL